Proteins found in one Anabas testudineus chromosome 1, fAnaTes1.2, whole genome shotgun sequence genomic segment:
- the dlc1 gene encoding rho GTPase-activating protein 7 isoform X2, producing the protein MILTQIEAKEACTWLRAAGFPQYAQLYEDSQFPIDISSVTRDHDFLDRDAIEALCRRLNTLNKCALMRLEISPQRKRSEDSDEDEPCAISGRWTFQRDSKRWSRMEELEVFSVLPTDAAQQLFPKEHVSQKGKHALREGNSSESVLTDLSEQPEVGSIHSSGSGGRGEEKSHGAALVNEAVPTGATRASSVASMCSSSGTGGSGCANEDSLSDGLPPSPLETLGQFTFDVKTGMVGLGGSLDLGGGSGKSTRSRAKSFLKRMESLRLRSGSSSKRKKKGSTSGGKIEISGPVIKEGLDDDKLRRLNCVDISSINFNHNLNHHRNPTQTMTLNRNRSVSYSTQTSNGSTGSTGSSHSEASSGSAVSTPSPVTRARSHSTAAGSSKRGGMYLEGFDPFSILQQASDRQPTPPPKSAPPISCHASSGMTVDEKNHRNNCSVRDNSRQVGEEEEEEEDGMIFFYLPEGHKPGTFPKALRDGSRNNGNDNGNSVILRGRQSRRQRRSSSGSVESRLSFYDNVPYTEREEEGEEEEGDERKLEEVLQHVSGLQRFVNAWSEAVAGEEEEEEDEEEEGDSDSALDSASPCPSSPLQNRLEETENGSDQDSTGNPLGEGEEVMRERRDSGVGASLTRTSRPQKLRWPSFQNSHRPSLASAQLQISCQSVLQMNLLQKLSLLQLTALLEKHTPTNKHGFSWAVPKFMKRIKVRDYKDRNVFGVPLQVIVQRTGQPLPQGIQQAMRYLRNNCLDQVGLFRKSGVKSRIQALRQMNEASGADGGGVNYEGQSAYDVADMLKQYFRDLPEPLLTSKLSETFLQIYQYMPKELRLQAARAAVLLLPDENREALRTLLCLLSDVTASVAENQMTPTNLAVCLAPSLFHLNTLRRKESSSPRVMNRKPTLGKPDQRDLNENLAATHGLAHMIQECRKLFRIPEEMNRCRNSYMEQALLPRRLEELAGEEAGQGSYRTYLQESLDALFKEAKEKFKGYDSCSTPEHVELACRKVHDGFPLRLWKVTAEVPASPEDILTRVLREQAHWDEDLLESRVIETLDERTEVYQYVRNTMAPHPTRDHVVLRTWITDLPKGACALVCTSVDHEGAPVVGVRANVLTSRYFIEPCGANKSRLTHISRIDCRGRFPEWYNKLYGHLCAAEVARIHDSFTVPMDK; encoded by the exons GAGACTGAACACCCTCAACAAGTGTGCTCTAATGAGACTGGAGATATCACCGCAAAGAAAACGA AGTGAGGACTCTGATGAGGATGAACCATGTGCCATCAGCGGCCGCTGGACCTTCCAGAGGGACAGCAAGCGCTGGTCTCGTATGGAGGAGCTGGAGGTTTTCTCCGTATTACCTACAGATGCTGCACAGCAGCTTTTCCCAAAGGAACATGTATCCCAGAAAGGAAAGCATGCCCTACGTGAAGGAAACAGTTCAGAAAGTGTGTTGACTGATCTCAGTGAACAGCCTGAGGTGGGCTCCATCCATAGCAGTgggagtggaggaagaggagaagagaagagtcATGGTGCTGCTCTGGTAAATGAGGCTGTGCCCACCGGTGCTACTCGTGCCAGCTCTGTGGCAAGCATGTGTTCCTCCTCAGGCACAGGTGGATCAGGATGTGCTAATGAAGACTCTTTGTCTGATGGTTTGCCTCCATCTCCACTGGAGACACTTGGACAGTTCACATTTGATGTGAAAACAGGGATGGTAGGACTAGGTGGAAGTCTGGACCTGGGAGGTGGCAGTGGCAAAAGCACACGCTCACGAGCTAAAAGCTTCTTGAAGAGGATGGAGAGTCTTCGACTTCGCAGTGGTAGCTCCtccaagaggaagaagaaagggagCACCAGTGGCGGGAAGATAGAAATCAGTGGCCCTGTCATCAAAGAGGGTCTAGATGATGACAAGTTGAGAAGGCTCAACTGTGTGGACATCTCCAGTATCAACTTCAACCATAACCTCAATCACCACCGCAATCCCACTCAGACTATGACACTTAACCGCAATCGCTCTGTATCCTACTCCACTCAGACCAGCAACGGCAGCACTGGGAGCACTGGGAGCAGCCACTCAGAAGCCAGCAGTGGAAGTGCAGTGAGCACCCCGAGTCCCGTGACTCGCGCCCGCagccacagcacagcagcaggctCTAGTAAGAGAGGGGGTATGTATTTGGAGGGTTTTGATCCTTTCAGCATTCTCCAGCAAGCTTCAGATCGCCAGCCAACACCTCCACCCAAATCTGCCCCACCCATCTCCTGCCATGCTAGTAGTGGGATGACAGTGGATGAGAAGAACCACAGGAACAACTGCAGTGTTCGAGACAATAGTAGACAAgtgggagaagaagaggaggaggaagaggatggtATGATCTTCTTCTACTTACCAGAGGGTCACAAGCCTGGAACCTTTCCCAAAGCACTGCGAGATGGTTCTCGCAATAATGGCAACGATAATGGAAACTCTGTGATCCTTAGAGGGCGGCAAAGTAGACGCCAGCGCCGCAGCTCCTCGGGGTCTGTTGAAAGCCGACTAAGTTTTTATGACAATGTCCCGTACactgagagagaggaggaaggagaggaggaagaaggggaCGAACGTAAACTGGAGGAAGTGTTACAACATGTTAGCGGCCTGCAGCGTTTTGTTAACGCCTGGTCAGAGGCTGTGGCtggtgaagaggaagaggaggaggacgaagaggaaGAGGGCGACTCAGACTCAGCACTGGACTCAGCCTCCCCGTGTCCGTCCTCTCCTCTGCAGAACCGTTTAGAGGAGACTGAAAATGGAAGTGACCAAGACAGCACAGGAAACCCGCTGGGTGAAGGAGAGGAagtgatgagagagagaagagattcTGGTGTTGGAGCATCTCTAACCCGAACCAGCAG GCCGCAGAAACTCCGCTGGCCGAGCTTCCAGAATTCCCATCGGCCCAGCTTGGCCTCCGCCCAGCTGCAGATTAGCTGCCAGTCTGTGCTACAGATGAATCTACTCCAGAAGCTCTCACTTCTGCAGCTCACTGCTCTGCTGGAGAAGCACACCCCTACAAACAAACATGGCTTCAGCTG GGCGGTGCCAAAGTTTATGAAGCGGATCAAAGTGCGCGACTACAAAGACAGGAATGTGTTCGGTGTGCCACTACAAGTCATCGTGCAGCGGACAGGCCAGCCCCTCCCCCAGGGAATCCAGCAGGCCATGCGCTACTTGCGCAATAATTGTCTCGACCAG GTGGGCCTTTTCAGGAAATCAGGAGTTAAATCTCGAATCCAAGCTCTTCGCCAGATGAACGAGGCGAGCGGTGCAGACGGGGGAGGCGTCAACTACGAGGGCCAGTCAGCTTATGATGTCGCGGACATGCTGAAGCAGTACTTCAGAGATTTGCCAGAGCCCCTGCTTACTAGCAAACTATCTGAGACCTTCCTCCAGATCTATCAAT acaTGCCTAAAGAGCTCCGTCTGCAGGCAGCCcgtgctgcagtgctgctgctgcccgaCGAGAACCGAGAGGCGCTGCGTACGCTGCTGTGCCTGCTGAGCGACGTGACGGCCAGTGTGGCCGAGAACCAGATGACTCCCACCAACCTGGCTGTCTGCTTGGCCCCATCCCTCTTCCACCTTAACACCCTGCGTCGGAAGGAGAGCTCGTCGCCAAG GGTGATGAACAGGAAGCCGACACTGGGAAAGCCGGACCAGAGGGACCTGAATGAAAACCTGGCTGCCACTCATGGTCTGGCACACATGATCCAGGAGTGCAGGAAACTCTTCCGg ATACCAGAGGAGATGAATCGCTGCAGAAACTCTTATATGGAGCAGGCGCTGCTGCCACGACGCCTGGAGGAGCTTGCAGGTGAAGAAGCTGGACAAGGAAGCTACAGAACGTACCTGCAGGAGAGTCTAGATGCCCTCTTCAAAGAGGCCAAGGAGAAATTCAAAGGTTATGACAGCTGCTCCACACCCGAGCACGTCGAGCTGGCCTGTAGGAAG GTCCATGACGGCTTTCCACTGCGGCTGTGGAAGGTCACCGCAGAGGTGCCTGCGAGTCCTGAGGACATTCTGACGCGGGTTCTACGGGAGCAGGCCCACTGGGATGAAGACCTGCTCGAGAGCCGAGTGATCGAGACCCTGGATGAGAGGACTGAGGTGTACCAGTACGTCAGGAATACCATGGCCCCACATCCTACCAGAGACCACGTGGTGCTCAG AACTTGGATAACAGACCTGCCAAAGGGAGCATGCGCACTTGTGTGTACATCTGTAGACCATGAAGGGGCACCCGTAGTAGGAGTTAGGGCCAATGTCCTCACCTCACGCTACTTCATTGAGCCCTGTGGAGCCAACAAATCTCGACTCACGCATATTTCCAGAATCGACTGCAG ggGTCGTTTTCCAGAGTGGTACAATAAACTGTATGGACACTTGTGTGCTGCTGAGGTGGCACGGATACATGACTCATTCACCGTGCCCATGGACAAATGA